CCACCGCCGTCGCAGCGCGTGTTGAAGTTGTTGGTCGCGGCAGCGGTGCTTCCCAAGTAGGTTTGGTGCTCACCACTGATGTCGCCGACGTTGACGAGGTTGTTGCCGATCAGCGCCTGGTAGATGGCCAGCTGAAAGTTGCCTTGGTCGTTGCTGTGCCCGTCGATACGCAGCGTGTAGTCGCCCGCGGCCAGCGTGCGTTCGATGAAAGGCCGGGTGCCGAACGAGTTGCGGTCGCATTGGAGCGGTGCCCCGAGCGGTGTTGCGGTGTTGTAGAGGTACATGATCGCGTCATACGACGTCCCCGCCATATCGAAGCGGTAGGTGCCGGCTGTCGGGACGTTGAAGGTGATGTAGCGGTCCCGACTGGTGTCGTTTGTGGACCCTGTCCCGCAGCGGACGTTCTGGGTGTTCGGGAGCAAGACCGAGTTCGTGCTGCCGCTGAAGCGCCTGCGGGCCGGCGTGAGAGTGCCGATGTCAACGGTGACGGTGCCGTTCGCCAGCGGCGTCGTCGACGGTGCTGTCAAGCGCCGGTGATAGAGGAGGTCCGTGGGGCCATTGTGGCTCTCGGCGTCCGTGATGAGGATCACGATCGGAATCACGCTCGGGCGGAAGCAGGGGTAACCCCAGCGTCCAGCGGGACAGCCCGTACGCGCGCTCACGTACTGCGTCCCGAAGATGTTCAGACCGTCGCCGGTGACCATGGAGTAGAGCGCCTGCGAGTTGGCCTCCGGCCAGTCACCGCCCGAGGGCACGGTGGTGAGCGTGGACACTGCAGTCTGCACGTTCGCGATGCTGGGGCTGAGGTCGTGCACGTTCCTGTAGACGCGGTTGGATGTCTCAGATGTGGTGCCGAAGCCATCGCCGACCAGGTCGTCGAAGCGACCGATGCCGAACCACGTGTCTGGGATGGTGGCTCGGATGTCAGTGATCATCTGGACGACACCGTTGCGCAGGTTGGTGATCTCGTCGCCCATCGAGCCCGTGCGGTCGATCAGGACGTAGATGTCGGCCTCGCGCAGTTCGACGGAGAAGCTCAGTGGGTCGACCGCAGACGTGCCGGGCGGGAGGACATGGAAGAAGCCCGCAGCGCCAGCGCTGGTTGGACAGCCGAAGAAGCCCTCCGTGCCCACGACGGCCGGGCAGTCGTCGGCGGCATCGGGGACCCCGTCCATGTCTGTGTCGACGCCGCCGATGGTGGTGGTCATGGACGGGATGGGCCGGATTCCGCGCGGGGGGCCGACGACGAACTCGACGTTGTTGCTGGTGATGCCATCCGGGGGATTGTCAATGTCGTTCTGATCGGGCTCGTCGTCGGTCACGAAGCAGTCTGGGTTGCAGGGGCTGCAAGCCGACGCGGCCGTGATGATCTTCGGGCGGGGCATCTCCCACATCTCGACCGTCTCGCAGGCGCTCCAAACGCCGTCGACGCAGTAGCTGGCGCCGCCCTCACACAGCACCAACTCCCCGCGGATCTCCGTGTGGGTACATGAGATCGGGGGTGAGCCCTCCATGCACCCGCAGCCAGGCTCATCCGAGAAGCACGTGGGACTGTCGATCAGTGGGGCCAGGCCGTCGTCGGGTGGGCCTTCCTCGGGACGGGGGCCGCCCGACCCTTCGGACTCAGGCGTGCACCCCATGAGTGACACCATCGCCAGCATCAGCGCGCGACGCGCGAGCCCGGAGCTTGGTCGAAAAGTCATGGTACTAGGTCTCCGGTCGCTGACGGGGCGACCCAGGATGGGCAGCGCAAGGGCACACCGCCGAGCTATGCAAGTACCGTACCCTTCGGGGGAATGCCCCCGCCCGACGGTATCTAGCTAGATCCGCATGACCCAGTGCCGTCGAAAAGGGCAGGGGGGTCGCATCGGATGCAAGGCTGCGAAAACTTTTCGTGGCCGGGTGCGGCGCCCGCATAGTCGGAGAGCGACCGTCACCAGAGCCAACCCCCGCGGGCACCGTCACAGCGGCTCCGCGCACTGGATAGCCTGGGTGAACGTGGTGGTGACGTTGGCCTCGACCTCGGCCCAGGCCAGCCGAATCCGACCCTCGTTGTTGACGGCTACGGAGACGGGGCCCCCTTGTGCGGTCGTCTCACCCAGCACCTCCGTGTGCATCCGCTCGCCACGGCTGTTGAGCAGAGCGAGCGCTATCATGGTGCCGTCCACGGTGGTGTGACGGTAGGCGACGACCACGCCGCCGTTGAGGGGGGCAACGCCCGGGTCGCGTCCCGTGGCGTCGTTGGCGAGGGCGCTGCGGAGCAGGCCGTCCGCCGCGCCGACCCCCGTGATCGGCTGTCCCCAGATGCCATCGAAGCCCGAGTTCCGCCCGAGGACCAGCACCACCCCGTTCAGTGCGAAAGCGGTGACCACCCCATGACCGACGGCGCTCCCGGAGGGTGCCCCGCTGACGTTGACCGGCCGCACGCGGGCGTTGTTGCTGCCGTCGACCCAGCCGCTCAAGAAGCCGGTGGACGGGTCGGGGACCAGCATCCCGCGCACGGCCACCTCACCCATGGCCGACGCACGCGCCCAGGCACCCGCCGTGGCACCGGTGGCGTCGAGCCTCGCCACGAAGAACTCGCTGGTGTCTTCGTCCGCCAGATCATCGAGCACGTATCCCGCCAGGAGCGTTCCATCGCTGCCCCGCGTCAGGGCTGGGAAGGCGGACCGGCCCCCTGTGGTCGTGATGCGGTTGAGCGTAGTCGCCGGGATTCCATCGGCGTCGACCAAGCGCGTCCACATCTCGAACCCGACGTCGCGGTTGTCGATCCACGCCGTGACGAACCCGGTAGCGGTCGCGGCGACGACGGGATCTCTCGAGATGCTGCTGACGCCCATCCCCGCCGCGTCGGTGGTGATGGCGTAGTCGGTGCCTTCGGTGGTGCCATCGGGAGTATCTCGATACACGCGCACCCAGAGGTCATCGAGCACGGGGCGACGCTCCCGGAACACGATGGCGAAGTCGTTTGTGCGGGACGCGATGGCCAAACGCTGCACGACGCTGCCGACTTCACTGCCCAGCATGTCGGGCGCCTCGACTTCGCAGTCGATCATGCCTGCGTCGGCCGTGGCCGCGTCGACGCCTTCGTCTGCGTTGGTCTGGTCCGGGCCAACGCTCACGTCTGAGCCCAGATCGTGTCCGAAGTCAGGCCGACCGATGTCCGAGGTGGGCGGGCTCGGGGGTGTGTCCGAGCAGGCGCTGGCGAGCAGGCCTGACGCGGTGGCCATGGCGATGCCCCACACGAAGGGAGTGAGAGGGAGGACACGTGACGGGCGGAAGGGGTGCGGCATCGTCGTTTCGCGGCCCTCTCGATGGTAGAATTCCGCTAAGAACGAATACTACCTGACCCGCTCCGTAAAATCAAATCACGGACGCTGCAGAGTGACAGTCGTGGTGGACCTCGGTACGCTGGAGACCGTCTCACTATGAACACTCATCTTTTCCGTCTGGTCTCTCTGGTTGCTCTCCTTGTTGCGCTCCCTGCTTGCGGCTCGGACGGCGGTCAGGATGCCGGAACGGATCTGGGCGGGAGCGACGCCGGGGATGGAGGGAGTGATGACGGGGGTGGCGGGGAGGGGGGGAGCGGGGATGGCGGGAGCGGGGATGGCGGGAGCGGTGATGGCGGCGGCGGTGATGGCGGCCAGCTGGGCGATCAGGGCACGACATGTCAGCAAGACTGCGGTGGCCTGGCGTGTGGGCTGGACCCCGAGTGCGGCGAATCATGTGGCACCTGCGGCGCCACCCAAGCATGCGATGGGAGCGGCCAGTGTGTCACAGCCCCCGCCGGGACTCCCACCATCACCTCGCTGACGGTGAACCCAACCGCCCTCCTCACCTCGCAGGCATCGGGCATCTTCAACGCGACGGTCACTGACCCGTCGGGGCTGGGCGACATCACCGGCGGGACGCTGCGCGACCCCATGACCGACATGAGCTATGGCGACTTCGCCGGCAGCAATGGCACCTACACCATCACGCTCTCGTGGGCCGAGATCAATGAAGTGCGGGGTATCATGGTCCCCGCGGGCGGGAGCGTCCGCGTCTTCGAGGCGGTTTTCACGGACATGATGGGCAACAGCGCGTTCCGCCAGGTCGCGGTCACCCTCTCATGCGGCGGCCTCCTGGTTACCTGTGCGCCAGGCGAGTGCCGGTCGCTCGACTCAACGGCGGCTTGTGGCTCGTGCGCCAACGACTGCACCGCCGTCGAAATGTCGGTGCCAGGCCTCGAGGTGGACGCCACCGGCTGTCAGTTGGACGCGGTCCCGTACTGCACGGTCACGCTGAGCGAGGACGTGCGCCGGAACTGCAGCGCCGCGTGTGCCGACCAGTCCCTCGAGTGCGACACCACCGAGCAGCACTTCGGCGGCTATGCGTCAGGGTACTGCGCCGAGCCGTGCTCGCCCCTGGATTCGCCCTGCGCGGGAGGCAACGGCACCTGCACCACCGTGGACGTGGAGGGCACCCCCACCGACCTGTGCATCTGGACGAGCACCGACGTGAGCATGTTCCCCGCGTGCTCGCAGACGTCGGACTGTGCCAACAGCGGGGTCTGCCAGCCGCTGTCGGGTGACGTGGTGGGCGCGCCGCTCAGCTGCTCGGAGACCCCACCGGCCACCTTGCCGGCCGTCACCGAGCTCGGCACGCAGACCGGCGACTTCGACTTCGCGCAGATGTACTGCCAGTGCCGCCGCCCCTGAGCGCTCAGCAGGGCGACGCCAGCATGGAGCCCGAGGTCACAGCACCGCTCCCGAAGGGCTCCCGCCCAGCCCGCTGGAACGCCTGGCGCGTGGTGTTCGCCTCCACGCTGGCCGTGGCCTTGGTGGAGGTCATCGGGCACTACAACGTCCAGTCCCGCGTGGTGCCCGAAGACGACTGGCGCGCCGCCGCCGCCGTGCTGCGCGCCGAGGTGCAGCCCACCGACACCATCCTGGTGGCGCCCGACTGGGCCTCGCCGGTGGCGCGCATGGCGCTGGGCGACCTGATGACCGAGCCGCGCGCGGCGTACTCGGACCTGGCGGGCTTCACGCGCGCCTTCGAGCTGAGCGCGCGCGGGCGGCGTCACCCGGACCTCGTGGGGCGAGAGCCCACCTCCGTGCAGCGCGTGGGTGCGCTCACGCTGCGCGAGTACGCCCTCGGGGAGTCGCCCGTGCTGTTCGACCTGACTGCCCACCTCGAGCAAGCCAGCGTCAGCGTGCGGCGGCGCAGCGGGGAACAGCCCTGCCCGTGGCGCAGCAGCTCGCTCGGGCGTGGAGGCCTCGGCGCAGGGCCCATGATGCCGGCCGCGCGCTTCGAGTGTGACCCGCGGCACGTGTGGGTGTTCGTGGGCCGCACCGTCAACGAGGACCTCCACCTGCGGCCGCGGCGCTGCGTGTGGCAGCACCCGGCGGAGGCCGGCAGCAGCGTGGTCACCACGTTCGAGGACGTGCCGCTGGGCGCGCGCCTGGTGCTGTACGCCGGGCTCTACTACGAGCACGAGCGCATGCTGGAGCACCCACCCTTCGAGCTGCGCGTGCACGTAGATGGGCAAGAGGTGGCGCACATGACCCACCGCGACGGCGACGGCTGGAAGCGCATCGAGGCCAACACCGGGCCGGCGAGCGCCGACCCGACGCGCCGCGGCCGCGTGCAGGTCGAGGTCTCGGCCAACGACCCGCACCTGCGCAGCGTGTGCTGGCACGCCGACATCCGCACGGCCGAGCGCCGGCCCAGCGAGGAGCTGCCGTGAGCGCCATGAACAGCGAGGCGCCAGGCCCCCTGCGCGCCGCCCAGCGCAGCGTCCACGCCGCCGACTACGTCATTGGTGCGGCGCTCGCACTGGCCTA
This genomic interval from Sandaracinaceae bacterium contains the following:
- a CDS encoding VWA domain-containing protein, translated to MPRPKIITAASACSPCNPDCFVTDDEPDQNDIDNPPDGITSNNVEFVVGPPRGIRPIPSMTTTIGGVDTDMDGVPDAADDCPAVVGTEGFFGCPTSAGAAGFFHVLPPGTSAVDPLSFSVELREADIYVLIDRTGSMGDEITNLRNGVVQMITDIRATIPDTWFGIGRFDDLVGDGFGTTSETSNRVYRNVHDLSPSIANVQTAVSTLTTVPSGGDWPEANSQALYSMVTGDGLNIFGTQYVSARTGCPAGRWGYPCFRPSVIPIVILITDAESHNGPTDLLYHRRLTAPSTTPLANGTVTVDIGTLTPARRRFSGSTNSVLLPNTQNVRCGTGSTNDTSRDRYITFNVPTAGTYRFDMAGTSYDAIMYLYNTATPLGAPLQCDRNSFGTRPFIERTLAAGDYTLRIDGHSNDQGNFQLAIYQALIGNNLVNVGDISGEHQTYLGSTAAATNNFNTRCDGGGDGSRDRLVQFEVTTAGLYDFDLLGSSFDTYMYLYSGTAPTAGLLECDDDDAGDDDDDESFIQRQLTPGTYTLRIDGHSSDEGTFQLVIAQHEYSGVSYADSMAALNARGVRFIGVNSGNSVARADLVSMGNATGSTGNLGLPFVYNISGNGSGLTTAVVSAVEALAQYSRMDVDVVVENVNILPGVPASALVQSITLPGGCPARCSAPITNGCSQCLPNTTLPFTVTFANNVIPASAVDQVFNFDLIVRGNLGSVELQRVPVRILVPANAPTTTYMAGTFSRTFDPDAEGTCEIPPTRPDWGLFGWEVSTPGNSSVVFQFRTAETEAELNGMSPITYAVPAGPDVPTAAQYIDVGSMITAAGGQNYLPFLRVTAVLNPTSDGLQAPTLTSMGLQYGCVDSE